The following proteins come from a genomic window of Streptomyces sp. NBC_01716:
- a CDS encoding LLM class F420-dependent oxidoreductase, with protein sequence MDLRIFTEPQQGASYETLLTVAKATEDLGFDAFFRSDHYLRMGAADGLPGPTDAWITLAGLARETKRIRLGTLMTAGTFRLPGVLAIQVAQVDQMSGGRIELGLGAGWFEEEHKAYGIPFPAEKFARLEEQLAIVTGLWSTPPGEKFSYDGSYYQLADSPALPKPAQSKIPMLIGGHGATRTPRLAARYADEFNIPFASIGDSETQFGRVREAAEKAGRKADDLVYSTALVACVGRTDAEVARRAASIGREVEELKANGLAGSPAEVVDKIGRYGATGASRIYCQMLDLDDLDHLELLSTQVQSQLAE encoded by the coding sequence ATGGATCTTCGAATCTTCACCGAGCCCCAGCAAGGGGCCAGCTACGAGACGCTGCTGACCGTCGCCAAGGCGACGGAAGACCTTGGCTTCGACGCCTTTTTCCGCTCCGACCACTATTTGCGTATGGGCGCGGCCGACGGTCTTCCCGGCCCCACGGACGCCTGGATCACACTTGCCGGTCTCGCGCGTGAGACCAAGCGGATCAGGCTCGGCACCCTCATGACGGCAGGCACCTTCCGGCTGCCGGGCGTGCTCGCCATCCAGGTCGCCCAGGTCGACCAGATGTCGGGCGGCCGGATCGAACTGGGCCTGGGCGCGGGCTGGTTCGAGGAAGAGCACAAGGCGTACGGCATTCCGTTCCCCGCGGAGAAGTTCGCCCGCCTTGAGGAGCAACTGGCCATTGTCACGGGGCTGTGGAGCACACCGCCCGGTGAGAAGTTCTCGTACGACGGGTCCTACTACCAGCTGGCCGACTCACCCGCGCTGCCCAAGCCGGCCCAGTCCAAGATTCCGATGCTGATCGGCGGACACGGCGCGACGCGCACGCCGCGCCTCGCCGCGCGGTACGCGGACGAGTTCAACATCCCGTTCGCCTCGATCGGTGACAGCGAGACGCAGTTCGGCCGCGTGCGGGAGGCGGCGGAGAAGGCCGGACGGAAGGCCGACGACCTGGTCTATTCGACCGCGCTGGTCGCGTGCGTGGGCAGGACGGACGCGGAGGTGGCCCGCCGGGCCGCGTCCATCGGACGGGAGGTGGAGGAACTGAAGGCGAACGGACTCGCGGGCTCGCCCGCCGAGGTCGTCGACAAGATCGGCCGGTACGGGGCGACCGGCGCGTCCCGTATCTACTGCCAGATGCTGGATCTGGACGACCTCGACCACCTGGAACTGCTCTCCACCCAGGTCCAGTCCCAGCTGGCTGAGTGA
- a CDS encoding DUF6099 family protein, whose protein sequence is MDAERLIAAGRVALARSGAALDVVAEAWQAQALAQAIGDQLALYGPKELRTEARDLAETGARGGALPEHPSLRAGGIRAARLTTVTDARSALTGLGMLLGEAGIALVSVACGTDEEGLYWQCIEAIDAADESNDRVHGMLRQLTARDEIRERDVEKEKEMG, encoded by the coding sequence ATGGACGCGGAGAGGCTCATCGCGGCCGGCCGGGTTGCCTTGGCCCGGAGCGGTGCGGCGTTGGACGTCGTGGCGGAAGCCTGGCAGGCGCAGGCTCTCGCCCAGGCGATAGGAGATCAACTGGCTCTGTACGGACCGAAGGAGCTGCGGACGGAAGCACGGGACCTCGCTGAGACAGGAGCGCGGGGCGGCGCGTTGCCCGAGCACCCCTCGCTGCGGGCCGGGGGGATACGGGCGGCGCGGCTGACAACGGTGACCGACGCGCGCAGTGCGCTGACGGGGCTGGGCATGCTCCTCGGCGAGGCGGGGATCGCGCTGGTCTCGGTGGCCTGCGGGACGGACGAGGAGGGGCTGTACTGGCAGTGCATCGAGGCGATCGACGCGGCCGACGAATCGAACGACAGGGTGCACGGAATGCTGCGACAGCTCACGGCGCGGGACGAGATCCGCGAGCGGGACGTGGAGAAGGAGAAGGAGATGGGATGA
- a CDS encoding ATP-binding protein codes for MPSLQAQEAVTVRVFNQRFSATRRGARLARRLATQQLDAWGIPYGSEPSDAAVLVVAELAANAVLHGRVPGRDFALRLAYNTAKDLVRIEVSDTHGAMPMRAPRGVAADGEHGRGLVLVDAVALQWGVSGRTGPGKTVWAYVPASHEGA; via the coding sequence ATGCCATCCCTCCAGGCCCAAGAGGCCGTCACCGTACGTGTGTTCAACCAGCGGTTCTCCGCCACCCGGCGCGGCGCGCGGCTCGCGCGGAGGCTCGCGACGCAGCAGCTCGACGCGTGGGGTATTCCGTACGGGTCCGAGCCGTCCGACGCCGCCGTCCTCGTGGTCGCCGAGCTGGCGGCGAACGCCGTGCTCCATGGGCGGGTGCCGGGGCGGGACTTCGCGTTGCGGCTGGCGTACAACACGGCCAAGGACCTCGTACGGATCGAGGTGAGCGACACCCACGGCGCGATGCCGATGCGCGCTCCGCGGGGCGTCGCCGCCGACGGCGAGCACGGCCGGGGGCTCGTCCTCGTGGACGCCGTCGCCTTGCAGTGGGGGGTCAGCGGGCGGACGGGGCCGGGCAAGACCGTGTGGGCGTACGTGCCGGCTTCGCACGAGGGAGCCTGA
- a CDS encoding helix-turn-helix domain-containing protein, with amino-acid sequence MTAVGSGMSSEPETSDSLKTFGSVLKALREEDGLTQEEFAHLVQYSVHYIAKIEQGRRFPPKDLPNRAGAVLDPPAKRIIEAAFKTLTKGAGLASWFKKWAIIEETAISLYAYECRAIPGLLQPEAYVRALFERRLPPLTEEELEQKVAARLERQRLLTERPNTSFSFIIEQALLERMLGGQEVTNAVVDRLLEAGARRNVEIQLMPLRQEDHSGSGGQMYLAETPDHQWIGYVEGHDSSTLLRDPKLASSMLQRYGKMRSQALSRQATASLLEQMRGA; translated from the coding sequence ATGACGGCGGTCGGCAGTGGCATGAGCAGTGAACCCGAGACGTCGGACAGTCTCAAGACCTTCGGCTCTGTGTTGAAGGCGCTGCGGGAGGAAGACGGCCTGACCCAGGAGGAGTTCGCGCATCTGGTGCAGTACTCGGTGCACTACATCGCCAAGATCGAACAGGGAAGGCGATTCCCGCCGAAGGACCTGCCGAACCGGGCGGGAGCGGTGCTGGATCCACCCGCGAAGCGAATCATCGAAGCCGCGTTCAAGACCCTCACCAAGGGTGCGGGGCTGGCTTCGTGGTTCAAGAAGTGGGCGATCATCGAGGAGACGGCGATCTCGCTGTACGCGTACGAGTGCCGGGCGATTCCGGGGCTGTTGCAGCCGGAGGCGTACGTCAGAGCGCTCTTCGAGCGGAGGCTGCCGCCGCTGACCGAGGAGGAGCTGGAACAGAAGGTAGCGGCCCGCCTGGAACGTCAACGGCTCCTGACGGAACGGCCCAACACCTCCTTCAGCTTCATCATCGAACAGGCGCTCCTGGAGAGGATGTTGGGGGGCCAAGAGGTCACCAACGCGGTCGTTGACCGGCTACTCGAAGCGGGCGCTCGACGCAACGTGGAGATCCAACTCATGCCTCTGCGCCAGGAGGATCACAGCGGTTCCGGCGGCCAGATGTACCTTGCGGAGACGCCCGATCACCAATGGATCGGATACGTCGAAGGCCACGACAGCAGCACCCTGCTGAGGGATCCGAAACTGGCGAGTTCCATGCTCCAGCGCTATGGGAAGATGCGGTCACAGGCCCTGAGCCGTCAGGCCACCGCGAGCCTGCTGGAGCAGATGCGAGGAGCG
- a CDS encoding nucleotide pyrophosphohydrolase — translation MTELDVQGLQRRLVEFAAAREWEPYHTPKNLAAALSVEASELLEIFQWLTPEQSARVMEDPGAAHRVRDEVADVLAYLLQFCDVLGVDALSALAEKIDRNELRFPPASGSGSAAGSGSASGPVSD, via the coding sequence GTGACGGAACTGGATGTGCAGGGATTGCAGCGCAGACTCGTGGAGTTCGCGGCGGCGCGCGAGTGGGAGCCGTACCACACGCCGAAGAACCTGGCGGCGGCGCTGAGCGTCGAAGCCTCCGAACTGCTGGAGATCTTCCAGTGGTTGACCCCCGAGCAGTCGGCGCGGGTGATGGAGGACCCCGGGGCGGCGCACCGCGTGCGGGACGAGGTCGCGGATGTGCTGGCGTATCTGCTCCAGTTCTGCGACGTGTTGGGGGTCGACGCGCTCAGCGCGCTCGCCGAGAAGATCGACCGGAACGAGCTGCGCTTCCCGCCCGCGTCGGGGTCCGGGTCTGCAGCCGGGTCCGGATCTGCCTCCGGGCCTGTCTCCGACTGA
- a CDS encoding excinuclease ABC subunit UvrA → MNRKTGTGARPAVGGHGVIRVHGARVNNLKDVSVEIPKRQLTVFTGVSGSGKSSLVFGTVAAESQRLINETYSTFVQGFMPTQARPEVDVLEGLTTAIIVDQQRMGSDPRSTVGTATDANAMLRILFSRLGKPHIGSPGAFAFNVASVRASGAITVERGNRKTVKATFNRTGGMCTRCEGRGSVSDIDLAQLYDDSKSLAEGAFTIPGWKSDSFFTVRVYAESGLLDPHKPIRKFTKKEMQDFLYREPTKVKVEGVNLTFEGLIPKIQKSFLSKDRESMQPHIRDFVDRAVTFTTCPECEGTRLSEEARSSKIGGISIADACAMQISDLAEWVRALDEPSVAPLLQSLGGTLDSFVEIGLGYLGLDRASGTLSGGEAQRVKMIRHLGSSLTDVTYVFDEPTIGLHPHDISRMNDLLLRLRDKGNTVLVVEHKPETIAIADHVVDLGPGAGSEGGTVCFEGTVEGLRGAGTVTGRHFDDRAVLKETVRKPTGALEIRGATTHNLRSVDVDIPLGVLTVVTGVAGSGKSSLVHGSLVAGAGAGGVGDPGVVSVGQGPIRGSRRSNPATYTGLLDPIRKAFAKANGVKPALFSANSEGACPNCNGAGVIYTDLGMMAGVATVCEECEGKRFQASVLDNHLGGRDISEVLAMSVAQAEEFFGAGEAHTPAAHRVLGRLDDVGLGYLTIGQPLTTLSGGERQRLKLATHMADKGGVYVLDEPTAGLHLADVEQLLGLLDRLVESGKSVIVVEHHQAVMAHADWIIDLGPGAGHDGGRIVFEGTPADLVADRSTLTGEHLAAYVGA, encoded by the coding sequence ATGAACAGGAAGACGGGGACGGGCGCGCGGCCCGCCGTCGGCGGCCACGGGGTGATCCGCGTCCACGGCGCGCGGGTGAACAACCTCAAGGACGTCAGCGTCGAGATCCCGAAACGGCAGCTGACGGTGTTCACCGGCGTCTCGGGTTCGGGCAAGAGCTCCCTCGTGTTCGGCACCGTCGCCGCCGAGTCGCAGCGGCTGATCAACGAGACGTACAGCACCTTCGTACAGGGCTTCATGCCGACGCAGGCCAGGCCCGAGGTCGACGTACTGGAAGGGCTGACGACGGCGATCATCGTCGACCAGCAGCGGATGGGCTCCGACCCGCGCTCCACGGTCGGCACCGCCACCGACGCCAACGCGATGCTCCGCATCCTCTTCAGCCGGCTCGGCAAGCCGCACATCGGCTCGCCAGGCGCGTTCGCCTTCAACGTCGCCTCCGTGCGGGCGAGTGGCGCGATCACGGTCGAACGCGGCAACCGCAAGACCGTGAAAGCGACCTTCAACCGCACCGGCGGCATGTGCACCCGCTGCGAGGGGCGGGGATCGGTGTCGGACATCGATCTCGCCCAGCTCTACGACGACAGCAAGTCGCTCGCCGAGGGCGCGTTCACCATCCCCGGCTGGAAGTCGGACAGCTTCTTCACCGTGCGCGTCTACGCGGAGTCTGGGCTCCTCGATCCGCACAAACCGATCCGTAAGTTCACGAAGAAGGAGATGCAGGACTTCCTCTACCGGGAGCCGACCAAGGTCAAGGTCGAGGGCGTGAACCTCACCTTCGAGGGACTGATCCCCAAGATCCAGAAGTCGTTCCTCTCCAAGGACCGGGAGTCGATGCAGCCGCACATCCGGGATTTCGTGGACCGGGCGGTCACCTTCACCACCTGCCCCGAGTGCGAAGGCACCCGGCTCAGCGAGGAGGCCAGATCCTCGAAGATCGGGGGCATCAGCATCGCCGACGCGTGCGCGATGCAGATCAGCGACCTCGCCGAGTGGGTACGCGCCCTGGACGAGCCGTCGGTCGCGCCGCTGCTTCAGTCGCTGGGCGGGACGCTCGACTCGTTCGTGGAGATCGGGCTCGGCTATCTCGGCCTCGACCGGGCGTCGGGCACCCTGTCGGGCGGCGAGGCGCAGCGCGTCAAGATGATCCGCCATCTCGGCTCCTCGCTCACCGATGTCACCTACGTCTTCGACGAGCCGACGATCGGGCTGCACCCGCACGACATCAGCCGGATGAACGACCTGCTGCTGCGGCTGCGCGACAAGGGCAACACCGTGCTCGTCGTGGAGCACAAGCCGGAGACGATCGCGATCGCCGACCATGTGGTGGACCTGGGTCCTGGCGCCGGTTCGGAGGGCGGCACCGTCTGCTTCGAGGGGACGGTGGAGGGGCTGCGGGGTGCGGGGACCGTCACCGGCCGGCACTTCGACGACCGGGCCGTACTCAAGGAGACGGTGCGCAAGCCCACCGGCGCGCTGGAGATCCGCGGGGCGACCACGCACAATCTGCGCTCCGTCGATGTCGACATCCCGCTCGGGGTGCTGACCGTCGTCACCGGTGTCGCGGGGTCCGGCAAGAGCTCGCTGGTGCACGGGTCGTTGGTGGCGGGTGCGGGTGCGGGGGGTGTGGGCGACCCGGGTGTGGTGTCGGTCGGGCAGGGCCCGATCCGCGGCTCGCGACGGAGCAACCCCGCGACGTACACCGGACTGCTCGACCCGATCCGCAAGGCGTTCGCCAAGGCCAACGGCGTGAAACCGGCCCTGTTCAGCGCCAACTCCGAGGGTGCCTGCCCCAATTGCAACGGCGCCGGCGTCATCTACACCGACCTCGGGATGATGGCGGGCGTCGCCACCGTCTGCGAGGAGTGCGAGGGCAAGCGGTTCCAGGCGTCGGTGCTCGACAACCACCTCGGCGGGCGCGACATCAGCGAGGTGCTCGCCATGTCGGTCGCCCAGGCCGAGGAGTTCTTCGGCGCGGGCGAGGCGCACACACCGGCCGCGCACCGCGTGCTCGGCCGGCTGGACGACGTCGGGCTCGGCTACCTCACCATCGGCCAGCCGCTCACCACCCTGTCCGGCGGCGAGCGGCAGCGGCTCAAGCTGGCCACGCACATGGCGGACAAGGGCGGCGTCTACGTACTGGACGAACCGACCGCCGGGCTGCACCTCGCCGATGTCGAGCAACTGCTCGGGCTGCTCGACCGGCTTGTCGAGTCCGGCAAGTCGGTCATCGTGGTCGAACACCACCAGGCGGTGATGGCGCACGCCGACTGGATCATCGACCTCGGCCCCGGCGCGGGACATGACGGCGGCCGGATCGTCTTCGAGGGAACCCCCGCCGACCTGGTGGCGGACCGCTCCACTCTTACCGGCGAACACCTCGCGGCGTACGTCGGCGCCTGA
- the mmuM gene encoding homocysteine S-methyltransferase translates to MKPARTLAAALAEGSLVLDGGLSDQLRAQGCDLSGDLWSARLLADGPHQIEAAHAAYVRAGAQVLITGSYQATYEGFARRGIDREQASRLLTDSVTLARRAGAEVAREIWVAASVGPYGAMLADGGEYRGRYGLSVRELERFHRPRIETLAAAAPDVLALETVPDTDEAEAMLRAAKGCGVPVWLSYTIKGTRTRAGQPLMEAFALAASEPEVIATGVNCCTPPDADEAVPLAASTTAKPVVVYPNSGETWNATTKGWVGEGRGEGPLPATRLRAWQAAGARLLGGCCRVGPAQIAGVAAWLGAERDDR, encoded by the coding sequence ATGAAGCCCGCCCGCACACTCGCCGCCGCGCTGGCCGAGGGCAGCCTTGTCCTCGACGGCGGTCTCTCCGACCAACTCCGGGCGCAGGGCTGCGATCTCTCCGGCGACCTGTGGTCGGCGCGGCTCCTGGCCGACGGCCCGCACCAGATCGAGGCGGCGCACGCGGCGTACGTCCGGGCCGGCGCCCAGGTGCTGATCACCGGCAGCTACCAGGCGACGTACGAGGGCTTCGCCCGCCGGGGCATCGACCGGGAGCAGGCGTCCCGGCTGCTGACCGACAGCGTGACGCTGGCCCGGCGGGCGGGAGCGGAGGTGGCACGGGAGATCTGGGTGGCCGCCTCGGTCGGCCCGTACGGGGCGATGCTCGCGGACGGCGGTGAGTACCGGGGCCGGTACGGGCTGTCGGTCCGGGAGTTGGAACGCTTCCACCGCCCAAGGATCGAAACACTGGCCGCGGCGGCCCCGGACGTCCTCGCCCTGGAAACGGTCCCGGACACCGACGAGGCGGAGGCGATGCTGCGGGCGGCGAAGGGCTGCGGAGTCCCGGTCTGGCTCTCCTACACGATCAAGGGCACCCGCACCCGCGCGGGCCAGCCCCTGATGGAGGCCTTCGCCCTGGCGGCGTCCGAGCCCGAGGTGATCGCGACGGGCGTGAACTGCTGCACCCCGCCGGACGCGGACGAGGCGGTCCCCCTGGCGGCCTCGACGACGGCCAAGCCGGTGGTGGTCTACCCAAACAGCGGGGAGACGTGGAACGCGACGACGAAGGGGTGGGTGGGGGAGGGGAGGGGGGAGGGCCCCCTCCCGGCCACCCGGCTCCGAGCCTGGCAGGCGGCCGGAGCCCGCCTCCTGGGCGGCTGCTGCCGCGTGGGCCCGGCCCAGATCGCGGGGGTGGCGGCGTGGCTGGGGGCGGAGAGGGACGACCGCTGA
- a CDS encoding cell division protein SepF yields MSRYGGYDRYDATDEQWEGLAEVVPLRGRDEWPSRVDHRTIPEDYAAEQRRFVVLRVRVFADAREVAEHLIAQIPVLLDLTGAETDVAKRILDFSSGVVFGLGSGMHRVERNVFLLAPVGTEVEGIAAAAAQQP; encoded by the coding sequence GTGAGCAGATACGGCGGTTACGACAGGTACGACGCCACCGACGAGCAGTGGGAGGGCCTGGCCGAGGTCGTCCCGCTGCGGGGCCGCGACGAATGGCCCTCGCGGGTCGACCACCGCACGATCCCGGAGGACTACGCCGCCGAGCAGCGGCGGTTCGTGGTCCTGCGGGTACGGGTCTTCGCCGACGCGCGTGAGGTCGCGGAGCATCTGATCGCGCAGATCCCGGTGCTCCTCGACCTGACCGGCGCGGAGACCGACGTGGCCAAGCGCATCCTGGACTTCAGCAGCGGTGTCGTCTTCGGGCTCGGCAGCGGGATGCACCGGGTCGAGCGCAATGTCTTCCTGCTCGCGCCGGTCGGCACCGAGGTCGAGGGGATCGCGGCGGCGGCGGCCCAGCAGCCGTGA
- a CDS encoding NAD-dependent epimerase/dehydratase family protein, with protein MKVLLAGASGTLGHFLVPQLMAAGHHVIAVTRFPQAAERLRQGGATAVLADVLDRSALLAALEGLSADAVVHELTALTKAPLRYADLEPTNRLRVEGTRNLLDAARQMGATRFLTQSMFLGYGFRDLGPEPLTEDAPFAVPTGAKTDPVLAALKSTEDQVLGAGPEIAGIALRYGLFYGGDIEVFAAMMSRRRLPVPLGRAGTLALVHHKDAASATVAALERGVGGRVYNVVDNTPATWRELMEEIARTTRTPRPIVLPAGLIRLAAPYIAQVMTRVNVRISNERARTELDWTPRFPGYREGLAADMATAGGHGV; from the coding sequence ATGAAAGTTCTCCTCGCCGGAGCCTCCGGCACCCTCGGCCACTTCCTCGTACCCCAGCTCATGGCGGCGGGGCATCACGTCATCGCCGTCACCCGCTTCCCGCAGGCGGCCGAGCGGCTCAGGCAGGGTGGTGCGACCGCCGTGCTGGCCGATGTGCTCGACCGGAGCGCGCTGCTCGCCGCCCTGGAGGGACTGAGCGCCGACGCGGTCGTCCATGAACTCACCGCGCTGACCAAGGCACCCCTGCGCTATGCCGACCTGGAGCCGACCAACCGGCTCCGGGTGGAGGGGACCCGTAACCTGCTGGACGCGGCGCGGCAGATGGGCGCGACGCGCTTCCTGACGCAGTCGATGTTCCTCGGGTACGGCTTCCGTGACCTGGGGCCCGAGCCTCTTACCGAGGACGCGCCGTTCGCCGTACCCACGGGCGCCAAGACGGACCCCGTTCTCGCGGCGCTGAAGTCCACCGAGGACCAGGTGCTCGGTGCCGGGCCCGAGATCGCGGGCATCGCCCTGCGCTACGGGCTCTTCTACGGAGGCGACATCGAGGTCTTCGCCGCGATGATGAGCAGGCGCCGGCTGCCGGTGCCGCTCGGGCGCGCGGGGACGCTCGCGCTGGTCCACCACAAGGACGCGGCGTCAGCCACTGTCGCCGCGCTGGAGCGGGGAGTCGGGGGCCGGGTCTACAACGTCGTGGACAACACCCCGGCCACGTGGCGCGAGTTGATGGAGGAGATCGCCCGTACGACCCGTACTCCCAGGCCGATCGTTCTCCCCGCCGGACTGATCCGGCTCGCCGCGCCGTACATCGCCCAGGTGATGACCCGCGTCAACGTGCGGATCTCCAACGAGCGGGCGCGTACGGAGCTGGACTGGACACCGCGTTTTCCGGGATACCGGGAAGGTCTGGCGGCCGACATGGCCACCGCCGGGGGTCACGGCGTGTAG